The nucleotide window TCTTCGAGGGTGTCGCCATATTGCACATCGGGGTTGCGGGTGATGCCGTCGTAGTTGTCGCTGCGGAAGGTGGTGATTTCGATTTGGAGGCCGTCGTGTTCGCCGGAGATGGTGCCGTAGCGGATGCCGGTGTCCCATACTGTGTTGCAGTATTTTTGGAGGATTTGTTGTGTGATTTCTGGGCGTGCTGGTGTGGTGAGGTCGTAGTCGGTGCCGAGGCGTCCGAGGTAGAGGTCGCGTACGCTGCCGCCGACGAGGTAGATGGGGTGGCCGGCTTGGGCGAAGAGTTCGCCGAGTTTTTGTATGGGTTTGAGGGCTTCGGCGATGTCGGTGGGTGTGGGGGCGGGTTGGCGGCTGTCGTGCTGGGTCACTGTTGTAAGTTTACAGGCCGGGCGGATGGACTACGATAATCATAATGAGTACGAAGCCGGGACCGCTGAAGAGACGCCGTATACCTAAGCGGCCGATGAGGCCTGTCGCGGTGCCGCCGTCGCGTATGCAGACGAGTGATGAGACGTCTGCTGGTGGTTTGGTTGTGTCGGGGTTGGCTGAGGCTGTGGGTGATGATGGCCAGGTTGATTTGTCGGCTGTGTATGTGGCGTTGATTGGTCGTGTGGATCGTCGGGGGCGGTTGTTGTGGTCGATGCCTAAGGGGCATGTGGAGCCGGGGGAGACGTTTGAGGCGACGGCTGAGCGTGAGGTGTGGGAGGAGACTGGTATTCATGGTGAGGTTTTTCATTCGCTTGGTGTGATTGATTATTGGTTTGTTTCGGAGGGGACGCGGATTCATAAGACGGTTCATCATTTTTTGTTGCGTTATGTGGATGGTGAGCTTAATGATGAGGATCCTGAGGTTACGGAGGTGACGTGGGTTCCGTCGACGGAGTTGTTTGAGCGTTTGGCGTATGCGGATGAGCGTAAGTTGGCTCGTCTTGCGCATGATTTGTTGCCGGATTTGGCGCGTGCGGAGAGGGCTGCGGGGAGGCTTACACCGCGATGAGTGGTGGTTTGTTGCGTCGGGTGGCGTGTGCGTGCGTGTGTGGGGTTGTGGCGCTGTGGGGGGTTGGTGTTGGTGTGGCGCAGCCGTTGCCGAATCCGGCGGATCCTAGTGATCCTGTGATGCGGTCGTGGTGGGCTGATCCTTCGGCGCGTGTTCAGGATAGTGATGCGCGTGTGACGGTGCGTTTGGTGGAGTTTGGGGGGCTTGGGGCTAAGGCGCGTTTGCGTGTTCATAATGGTTTGGATCGGACTGTGTCTGATGTTGTGGTGCGTGTGCAGCATAGTGATCCTTTGGCTGATGTGGAGCAGGGGCGTGTGTTGTTGGCGGGGGATCAGTCATTGTTTAGTTTTATTGAGCCTTTTCAGCGGGTGGGGTCTGTTGCTGCGGGGGAGGATGTTGATGTGGTGGTGGATGTGCCGCGGGTTGAGGATGCTGGGGTGTATCCGTTTTTGTTTAATATCAATGGGGTTGTGGAGGGGCAGGAGTCTTATTTGGATTCTGAGCGGTTGTTGGTGCCGCATAAGATGGCGAGTGTGGGGGATGTGAGTGTTGTGGTGCCGTTGGCGGCGCCTGTTCGTGTGTTGCCGGGGGAGACGGGTGAGGCTCCGGAGCAGCAGCCGTTGATTTTGGAGGAGGATTTTGATGTTGCGCCGTTGACGGAGACGTTGCGTGCGTATCGTGATTTTGTGTTGGGGGAGCGTACGGGGGCTGCTGGGTGTTTGGCGTTGGATCCGCAGGTGTTGTTGGCGGTGGATCGGATGTCGCGTGGGTATCGGATTGCGGATCGTCGTACGTCGCCGGTGGATGAGACGATTCGTCTTCGTGATTCGTGGTGGTTGGATAAGCCGCGTTTTGAGGAGGGTGATCCGGCTCCGGCGGTGGAGTTTATGTCGGAGTTGCACAACCTCATTGAGGTTACTTTTAAAGACAACCAACCGTCTGCGGTTCCCGCGGGCATACCCGGCGAAGACG belongs to Corynebacterium argentoratense DSM 44202 and includes:
- a CDS encoding NUDIX hydrolase, with the translated sequence MSTKPGPLKRRRIPKRPMRPVAVPPSRMQTSDETSAGGLVVSGLAEAVGDDGQVDLSAVYVALIGRVDRRGRLLWSMPKGHVEPGETFEATAEREVWEETGIHGEVFHSLGVIDYWFVSEGTRIHKTVHHFLLRYVDGELNDEDPEVTEVTWVPSTELFERLAYADERKLARLAHDLLPDLARAERAAGRLTPR